The following is a genomic window from Fulvia fulva chromosome 9, complete sequence.
GCTGTAGAAGCAGACATGCTTCTGTGTGATGTACATGTATCCTTGAAGTAAGACATTCTGCAGATACCAGCAAGGATACTCCGACACAACTTCTTCCGGTTCTTTGAACTGGAATATGTTGGCAATGACTTGCGGTAGCGTCTTTGGTGATCTGTCTTTGCTGGCATCTTCAGACTTGCCCTCTCTGCTCCTCCGTCCTTCTAACGAGGTCCTTGACGAGTCCATATCTGCCTTGGCCATGGCTTGGAGCTTGCGATCCAGTATCGGTGCATCCGACCTTACTGAAATCGGCCGTGCGTCTTCAACCGCTTCCTCCTTCCGCGGAGGCAGAAACTGTGACTGTGACATGGGATCTGGCACATTCGAATCCGCTCGCTCTCTAATCGGCTTGAGAAAGCTCCGCACCAGCTTGTTCTCACTCAACTTCCGCCGATGTCGCTTCTCCTCGCCCTTCTCTTTCTTGCCGTCACTGCTCTTCTTCCGTTCATGCTGCTTGGGCGTTGTTCTGCCACTGCCACTCGGACTTGGCCTCGCAGTGTCCTCGCTCCTCTTACGCTTCACCTCCTCGTCCTCGCCCTCACTTTCGCTGCCACTCTCTTGCTGAAATCGCAGCTTTGCTTTGCTCTGTGTTGCAGCTAGCACGCCATACATGCTCTGTTGGGCGAACATGGCGCCATCTTGTCCAGCCACGCCAGTTCCATCGTCCACATCTTCATCGTCGTCACTCTTGAATCGATCAGGCAAGTCCATAGCAGCTGTCGATGGTCCAGCACTTCGTTCCCGACTCCGCACTTTGGCGAGCTTGATACTGCCGAAGCGTGTCTTGAAGCCACCAGAGCTGCGTCGCCGGTCGAGCAGTATGGAAGATTGCGACGCCATGTTGGGAATCTGTATGCAAGTGAAGCAAATGTGAGGATGCAGCAAACACGTGAACGATCGTCTCACACGTGTTGCAGCCACAGGCCGGATCTGTTCACTGCGATCGGGCGAGACTGCTTGTCTACTTGCTTTGCCCGCGTATTGCTCCAACGCGTGCTGTCGTGTCTCTGCGCTGTCGACCAGCCGTGTGCAGCTCTATCGTGTCTGTACTCGGTCTCCAAGCTTAAGCGAAGCTGCCACTGCAGTACTGTGCTGTGCTGTTGCTGCACTCTACCGTCGTTGTTACCGCTGGCTCGGATCGCCAGCTACATTTTGGCCTAGGAAATCCATCAGGCTACCACATCTGCTGCCTGATGATGATGTACGATGGGAAGTGGAAGCACGATGTACTATGATGGATCGCCGTGAAAGTTGAGGTGCACGGCAAGCATGTCATTGTTAAGGTCCAACCCGGAAGGCAGATGTTCGGTAGCCGGCCGCCGAAGGGTCTCGAGCATGTGATAGATCCAGCGCGGCGGGTACAAAGCTACAAGTACAAGATAACGCGAAGCGCGGCAATCAGCACGATGCAGGAAGGAACGCGAGTGTCATGCTTGGATGTGTGTATGTTCATAATGCATTCAGCCTTCACATACAGAGATGCTACGTTAGGAAAACGCTTCCGCGCCTGTTACGGAGCTCCGACCTATTAGGTACACAGGTACAATGCAATCTAGGTCGCGACTAAGCCAACCGTCTGCCTCCCCACTAGTTTCTTCCCACGCAGTCTCTTGCGTTTCCATTACCAGTGTGCTGTCGTACACGTTGTCATGGTTTAAACAGATCTAGACCCGCTTACTTGGCCTTGGCAAGACCAACGGCGTTGTTCTCAAGGTCGTAGACGGAGTAGTACTTTCGGAGGAAGGCATCACCCAAGATGGCGAGAGGACCAGCTGGCTCTGGGATGTCAAAACCCATGAAGGCGCTGATGCAGCTACCCTGGACCTCGAGGATGTAGTCGTACGCGTCGATGGTGAAGTTGTGGCCAGTCAGGGTGAAGGTCAAGTCTGGAAGCGAGTCACGCTTGCTGCAGTCGACGGTGTACTGGCCGTTGTAGCCCTTCTTTGCGCCAATCTCCTTGTTCAAGAGCTCGGCAAGAGTCGATGGGAGGGCGAGGAGCGATGTGCCGGTGTCAAGGATAGCACCGGTGGAGTCGATCTCGGCAGTCTGGTCGCCAAAGGTGATGGCATCAAGGTCGACCTCCCAGTAAGCCTTGCGGCGCAGAGGAATCTTGGTCATCTCACCGGTGTAGTGATCCTTATTCACACCACCGAAGATGGCCTCGGACTCATCACCCTTGTTGGTGTCGCTGAGGTAGAAAGCAAAGACCTTCTCGTCGAGCAGATCCTGGTCAATCATGTTGTAGAATGGAGGTGGAATGCCATTGACCGAGATGGTGTCGTATCCAAGACCGAGGATACCGTCGAAGCGGCCGAATGCGAACGCAAGACCTGGCTCAGATGTGGCCTCGGCAAAGAGCTGGTCCTTGATCTTGAGATCACCAATCTGGACTGTGTCCTTGCTAACGTATCCCTCAAGGCTACCAGAGCCGTATCTGATGGCGAAGTCTGAACCGTTCTTCTTGTATGTGCTCGACTCGCTGTGGTCGTACTTGGAGTGCAAGTAGCAGGCGATGGAGCCGCAATCTTGGCTAGGCACCCACAAGTTGGAGCTGCCGGTATCCAACACAACCTTGAACTCTTGTGGTGGCGTACCGATGGCGATCTCGCTG
Proteins encoded in this region:
- a CDS encoding Vacuolar protease A, which codes for MKGSALFALASAAGTASAGVHKMKLKKVPLSEQLEGVNIEDQVQRLGQKYMGLRPQSRMGEMFKETSVHAEKGHPVAVDNFLNAQYFSEIAIGTPPQEFKVVLDTGSSNLWVPSQDCGSIACYLHSKYDHSESSTYKKNGSDFAIRYGSGSLEGYVSKDTVQIGDLKIKDQLFAEATSEPGLAFAFGRFDGILGLGYDTISVNGIPPPFYNMIDQDLLDEKVFAFYLSDTNKGDESEAIFGGVNKDHYTGEMTKIPLRRKAYWEVDLDAITFGDQTAEIDSTGAILDTGTSLLALPSTLAELLNKEIGAKKGYNGQYTVDCSKRDSLPDLTFTLTGHNFTIDAYDYILEVQGSCISAFMGFDIPEPAGPLAILGDAFLRKYYSVYDLENNAVGLAKAK